A single genomic interval of Paenibacillus macerans harbors:
- a CDS encoding acyltransferase family protein translates to MTETGITPRGETFFLNLRFLLIVCVFVGNAIEPLMGRIGGMAWLYTWIFTFHMPLFVFVTGYFAKANLLGEAGRKGLLQIGLQYVIFQSLYSLLDAAVFHVNGIHRSFFAPYLLLWFLASHLGWRLMQLMLRKWPALHQLAFSIALAVLAGYLPVDGSWLSLSRTFVYLPFFIAGYHFSFERMERLLTRKVRLAAIALSLAWFGLIALGGADIAPGWLYGSMTYGQLGHPEWYAGVFRLLLYPLQLFAGIVFWGFVPAKKSKVTEMGRHTLYVFLLHGFIVRLAAVSPLYAAVRSLPAALGVVAGAVALTWLLTRRWVRICSSPLIEPPVSWLLKLERRAFRQVGATGKHS, encoded by the coding sequence CATTACCCCTCGAGGCGAGACGTTTTTTCTAAACCTGCGCTTTCTGCTGATCGTCTGCGTGTTCGTCGGCAACGCCATCGAACCCCTGATGGGGCGGATCGGCGGCATGGCCTGGCTATACACGTGGATTTTTACTTTTCATATGCCTTTGTTCGTGTTCGTGACGGGGTATTTTGCCAAAGCGAATTTGCTTGGCGAGGCCGGGCGCAAGGGGCTGCTTCAGATCGGGCTGCAATACGTCATTTTCCAAAGCCTTTATTCCTTGCTGGATGCTGCAGTGTTTCACGTAAACGGCATCCACCGCTCCTTTTTCGCCCCTTATCTGCTGCTCTGGTTCCTGGCCAGCCATTTGGGCTGGCGTCTGATGCAGCTTATGCTGCGCAAATGGCCCGCGCTTCACCAGTTGGCCTTCTCGATCGCGCTGGCCGTGCTGGCCGGCTATCTGCCCGTGGACGGAAGCTGGCTGAGCCTGTCGCGCACATTTGTCTACCTGCCCTTTTTTATCGCAGGCTATCATTTTTCGTTTGAACGTATGGAACGTCTGCTCACCCGGAAAGTCCGGCTTGCCGCCATCGCCCTGTCGCTTGCCTGGTTTGGCCTGATCGCCCTCGGCGGAGCGGATATCGCCCCCGGATGGCTGTACGGCAGCATGACCTACGGCCAGCTCGGGCATCCGGAATGGTACGCCGGCGTTTTCCGCTTGCTGCTCTATCCGCTGCAGCTGTTTGCGGGAATCGTTTTTTGGGGATTTGTTCCGGCAAAAAAGAGCAAAGTCACCGAGATGGGACGCCATACCCTCTACGTATTCCTGCTGCACGGATTTATCGTCCGCCTGGCTGCGGTTTCCCCGCTTTATGCCGCCGTGCGGAGCCTGCCTGCCGCCCTCGGCGTCGTGGCCGGAGCCGTGGCGCTGACTTGGCTGCTCACCCGCCGCTGGGTGCGGATATGCAGCTCCCCGCTTATCGAGCCGCCGGTATCCTGGCTGCTGAAACTGGAACGCCGGGCCTTTCGCCAAGTAGGCGCAACGGGCAAACATTCATAG